One genomic segment of Bifidobacterium breve DSM 20213 = JCM 1192 includes these proteins:
- a CDS encoding CinA family protein, with the protein MTDSANEKLQQSCDELAAGILAVCETCGAKIACTESLTGGLLSDAFVRIPGASNVLLGSAVTYDIKAKASILHVDRSLLEREGAVHPEVARQMAAGAARLYGQPEYGDCVIGLSTTGVAGPGPDGDKPAGLVYVGLRIPATLADDGIEIVKAVELRLSGTREEVRRQTVFHILQNLSLFTASFKE; encoded by the coding sequence ATGACTGATAGCGCTAATGAGAAGCTGCAGCAATCCTGCGACGAGCTTGCTGCGGGCATACTTGCCGTCTGCGAGACTTGCGGCGCGAAGATAGCTTGCACCGAATCGCTGACCGGAGGTCTGCTCTCCGATGCCTTTGTGCGTATTCCCGGCGCTTCCAATGTGCTGCTGGGGTCGGCCGTCACCTATGACATCAAGGCCAAAGCCTCGATTCTGCATGTTGACCGATCGTTGCTGGAGCGCGAGGGTGCCGTGCATCCCGAAGTTGCGCGTCAGATGGCGGCTGGCGCTGCGCGGTTATATGGGCAGCCGGAATACGGTGATTGCGTTATCGGGCTATCCACCACCGGGGTAGCCGGTCCCGGCCCGGACGGCGATAAGCCCGCTGGTCTGGTCTATGTGGGTTTACGTATCCCTGCGACTCTTGCTGACGATGGCATCGAGATAGTCAAGGCCGTCGAATTGCGTTTGAGTGGCACCCGCGAGGAGGTTCGCCGCCAAACCGTATTTCATATTCTGCAAAACTTGAGTCTATTCACAGCAAGTTTTAAGGAATAA
- the pgsA gene encoding CDP-diacylglycerol--glycerol-3-phosphate 3-phosphatidyltransferase gives MDKQSTPKSSLFDGWNAPPNLVTYSRIVLVVIFLVLDIMAGEWGANNLTMRWVAAVLFIIAASTDKIDGWMARKYNQVTEMGKLMDPIADKLLTCGAMIVCSAFGELAWWVTILFLIREIGITVMRFFVMERPGGKVIAAAWPGKLKTVFECVGLAMLLLPMWSLGSGQSTPFWMTAYYFLTYAIIYVALVLCLYSGVIYLYNTFVGTKKQ, from the coding sequence CGCCGAACCTGGTCACCTACTCGCGCATTGTGCTCGTGGTGATTTTCCTGGTACTCGACATCATGGCAGGTGAGTGGGGCGCGAATAACCTCACCATGCGTTGGGTGGCTGCGGTGCTGTTCATCATCGCCGCCTCCACCGATAAGATTGACGGTTGGATGGCCCGCAAATACAACCAGGTCACCGAAATGGGCAAGCTGATGGACCCGATTGCGGATAAGCTGCTTACCTGCGGTGCGATGATCGTATGCTCTGCGTTTGGTGAGCTCGCCTGGTGGGTCACCATTCTGTTCCTGATTCGCGAAATCGGCATTACGGTGATGCGTTTCTTTGTGATGGAACGCCCCGGCGGCAAGGTTATCGCCGCTGCATGGCCCGGCAAACTCAAGACCGTGTTTGAATGTGTGGGTCTTGCCATGCTGTTGTTGCCGATGTGGTCTCTGGGTAGCGGCCAGAGCACGCCGTTCTGGATGACCGCCTACTACTTTCTGACCTATGCCATTATCTATGTGGCTCTGGTGCTGTGCCTCTACTCGGGCGTCATATACCTGTACAACACGTTCGTCGGCACCAAGAAGCAGTGA